The Lycium barbarum isolate Lr01 chromosome 10, ASM1917538v2, whole genome shotgun sequence genome includes a region encoding these proteins:
- the LOC132612850 gene encoding uncharacterized protein LOC132612850 produces the protein MTHKDGNESDGDESRGQIVQHESASAEEVRMLRQQMADMYQAWMNGQAPPSSIPGFPDVTMSITIETPTSDPLFPPGFGPHVNISNTSGTSTVRPPNAPFRNNPLFIPTVQITTIPQPTLVQKSNNESPSKGHHDQYYSPELTFKVPDSYNPFQQYSSPIEIEKTAKNEGQEEMARKMKSLEQSVRNMQGLGGPKSISFRDLCMFPNVHLPLGFKTPKFEKYDGHGDPVAILKRYCNQLRGAGSKEELLMAYFGEGLVGIASEWFIDQDISNWATWDDMAEDFVRQFQYNIDIVPDRTSLASIRKKPTESFREYAIKWREQAARVKPPMKESEMIDVFLQAQEPDYFHYLLSTVGKTFAEAIKVGDMVENCIKSGKIVSQVALKATTQAIQNGSGGFGNRKKKEEGSMMASGSIFNTQAYARPPQRQQWRAPAPQGFRPQQQNFQAPYNPRPKTDYVREQRQRANFTPIGESYTSLLRKLIQLGLIEPIMSYNVNPNARGFDPTVRCEYHSNAQGHSTENCFTLKRAIEKLIDDKAIVIHDEEALNVTNNPLPAHNNAHVVGMICVDKEYKQTCKTIMEIDTLKEGLGMVTKSAQESPLCVKGASSNANLKGSGKLILYVPGATKKNETLVTGQKLYVPSGFPKFGQNQNGLGKMTEPIVIKHTTQLPVTNMRTVPWNYNKTIVTYKGKEIVEEIDEIGGLTRSGRCYTPEELRKAKQARDSQFPVEKPITEEEAEEFMKKMKVQDYSIVDQLRKTPAQISLLSLLIHSKEHCQALITILNEAHFSDKTTVSHLEKMANRIFEVNRMTFTDDELPVEGAGHNKALHLTVKCEEHYVKRVMIDGGSGVDIFPLSTLQSLKISTDRIRTNNVCVRAFDGAKRDTIGEIDLTLKIGPVDFGITFQVIDMDTSYNLLLGRPWIHAARAVPSTLHQVVKFEYEKQEIIVHGEDDLSIYRDPSVLRVEAKEGCESLIFQTFEIVAADQFMEGKPILEPRLSSTSVMVATQMLQNGYEPGKGLRVSLQGIVDPISPFGNQDTFGLGFRPTNADRKWAKEQKNKVWKLPKPVPHIAKSFTTSRFEENKDMSVQDDMDEICQGLKEMFYGVNMVQIGEGPSHADVQRIGPEVKLANWEATPLPTKKESCFINAGFNNMTCIRNSRPDLKELSNLETMNQEVDEYDEEEAFEEIKRELDQFENKPKPNLNETEAINLGTSEETRETNISIHAEQKTRYDIIQVLFEYKDVFAWPYDDKPGLSVDLVVHKLPTYPDFPPVQQKQRKFKKEKDGKTRVCVDYRDLNKASPKDNFPLPNIHILVDNCAKHEIQSFVDCYVGYHQILMDEEDAEKTAFTTPWGTYCYRVMPFGLKNAGETYMRAMTTILHDMMHKEIEVYVDDVIIKSKTQADHVRDLRKFFERLRKYNLKLNPAKCAFGVPSGKLLGFIVSRRGIELDPSKIKAIRELPPPNNRTEVMSLLGRLNYISRFIAQLTTTCEPIFKLLKKDSAVKWTDECQEAFDKIKEYLSNPPVLVPPEPGRPLFLYLSVMDKSFGCVLRQHDATGKKEQAIYYLSKKFTSYEVKYTFLERTCCALTWVA, from the exons ATGACCCATAAGGATGGAAATGAGTCAGACGGTGATGAATCTCGAGGTCAGATAGTTCAACATGAATCAGCATCAGCAGAGGAAGTAAGGATGTTGAGACAACAAATGGCTGACATGTACCAGGCTTGGATGAATGGGCAAGCTCCACCATCTTCAATCCCTGGATTCCCGGATGTGACTATGTCAATTACCATTGAAACCCCGACAAGTGATCCACTTTTTCCTCCAGGATTTGGTCCACATGTTAACATATCCAACACTTCTGGAACTTCCACTGTGCGCCCTCCAAATGCACCCTTCAGAAATAACCCACTTTTCATCCCCACTGTACAAATTACTACAATCCCTCAACCAACATTGGTACAGAAGTCTAATAATGAGTCTCCATCTAAAGGTCACCACGATCAATATTATTCTCCGGAATTGACTTTTAAAGTCCCAGACTCGTATAACCCCTTTCAGCAGTATAGTTCCCCCATCGAGATCGAGAAAACTGCTAAGAATGAGGGACAAGAAGAAATGGCTAGAAAAATGAAGAGTCTAGAGCAGAGTGTGAGGAATATGCAAGGATTAGGAGGTCCAAAAAGCATCTCATTCAGAGATTTGTGCATGTTCCCCAATGTTCATTTGCCCCTTGGTTTTAAGACTCCGAAGTTTGAGAAGTACGATGGTCACGGCGACCCCGTAGCAATCTTGAAGAGGTATTGTAATCAACTAAGAGGGGCAGGGAGTAAGGAAGAATTACTCATGGCATATTTTGGAGAAGGTCTAGTGGGAATTGCCTCAGAATGGTTCATCGATCAAGATATTTCTAATTGGGCTACATGGGATGACATGGCAGAAGATTTTGTTCGACAATTTCAGTATAACATTGATATTGTGCCTGATCGCACTTCTCTCGCCAGTATAAGAAAAAAGCCTACCGAGAGTTTTAGAGAATATGCTATCAAGTGGAGGGAACAAGCTGCCAGGGTCAAACCGCCAATGAAAGAGTCGGAAATGATTGATGTTTTCCTCCAGGCACAAGAACCTGATTACTTCCACTACTTGCTTTCCACAGTGGGAAAGACATTCGCAGAAGCAATTAAAGTTGGGGATATGGTTGAAAATTGCATCAAGTCCGGAAAAATTGTGAGTCAGGTAGCACTCAAGGCTACCACCCAAGCAATTCAAAATGGGTCTGGTGGTTTTGGAAATcgaaaaaagaaagaggaaggaTCCATGATGGCATCAGGGTCCA TTTTCAACACCCAGGCATATGCCCGACCTCCTCAACGCCAACAATGGAGGGCGCCTGCTCCACAAGGCTTTCGTCCCCAACAACAAAATTTTCAAGCACCTTATAATCCACGTCCTAAGACTGATTATGTAAGAGAACAAAGACAGAGGGCAAATTTCACCCCAATTGGAGAATCATACACAAGCCTGTTGCGGAAATTGATACAATTGGGTTTGATTGAAcctatcatgtcatataatgtcAACCCAAATGCAAGAGGTTTTGACCCCACTGTCAGGTGCGAGTATCATTCTAACGCTCAGGGTCATAGCACAGAAAATTGTTTTACTTTGAAGAGAGCCATTGAGAAGCTAATTGATGACAAAGCAATTGTAATACATGACGAAGAGGCTCTGAATGTCACCAACAACCCACTTCCTGCTCACAACAATGCTCATGTTGTTGGGATGATCTGTGTCGATAAGGAATACAAGCAAACATGCAAAACAATAATGGAAATTGACACCTTAAAAGAAGGGTTGGGTATGGTGACAAAGTCTGCACAAGAATCACCGTTGTGTGTAAAAGGTGCAAGTTCTAATGCGAATCTCAAAGGCTCGGGGAAGTTGATATTGTATGTTCCTGGAGCCACAAAGAAAAATGAGACATTAGTAACTGGACAAAAATTATATGTTCCTAGTGGTTTTCCCAAGTTTGGTCAAAACCAGAATGGTTTAGGAAAGATGACAGAACCAATTGTGATAAAGCACACGACACAACTTCCAGTGACAAACATGAGAACTGTCCCATGGAACTACAACAAAACCATTGTGACTTACAAGGGCAAGGAGATTGTTGAAGAAATAGACGAAATCGGTGGCTTAACGCGTTCTGGAAGGTGTTATACTCCAGAAGAATTAAGGAAAGCCAAACAAGCTAGGGATAGCCAATTTCCGGTGGAAAAACCTATCACTGAAGAAGAGGCTGAAGAGTTCATGAAGAAGATGAAAGTTCAGGATTACTCTATTGTTGATCAGTTGAGAAAAACTCCTGCTCAGATTTCATTGCTATCTTTGCTCATACATTCTAAAGAGCACTGTCAAGCATTGATTACAATTCTGAATGAGGCACATTTTTCAGACAAAACAACTGTAAGTCACTTGGAAAAGATGGCCAATAGAATATTTGAGGTGAATAGAATGACTTTCACCGATGATGAGTTGCCTGTGGAAGGAGCTGGACATAATAAGGCTTTGCATTTAACTGTCAAATGTGAAGAACATTATGTGAAAAGAGTCATGATTGATGGAGGTTCGGGTGTGGACATCTTCCCCCTCTCTACTTTGCAAAGTTTAAAAATCAGCACAGATAGAATTCGTACTAACAATGTGTGTGTTCGAGCTTTCGATGGCGCAAAAAGAGACACTATAGGTGAGATTGATCTTACTTTAAAAATTGGACCTGTTGATTTTGGGATCACATTCCAAGTTATAGACATGGACACTTCCTACAACTTGCTtttaggaaggccatggatccatgCAGCCAGAGCGGTGCCATCTACTTTACACCAAGTGGTCAAGTTTGAATATGAGAAACAAGAAATTATTGTTCACGGTGAAGATGATCTTTCAATATATAGAGACCCTTCTGTCCTACGTGTCGAGGCCAAGGAAGGTTGTGAATCCCTCATATTTCAGACCTTTGAAATAGTGGCAGCTGATCAGTTTATGGAAGGGAAGCCTATCCTAGAACCTCGTCTATCCTCTACTTCAGTCATGGTGGCTACACAAATGCTGCAAAACGGTTATGAGCCAGGAAAGGGCTTGAGGGTGTCATTGCAAGGAATTGTTGACCCTATCTCTCCATTTGGTAATCAAGATACTTTTGGTTTGGGTTTTAGGCCAACTAATGCTGACAGAAAATGGGCAAAAGAGCAGAAAAATAAGGTTTGGAAATTGCCAAAGCCCGTTCCACACATTGCCAAGTCTTTTACTACGTCACGTTTTGAAGAGAATAAAGACATGTCTGTCCAAGATGACATGGACGAAATATGTCAAGGTCTCAAAGAAATGTTCTATGGAGTAAACATGGTTCAGATTGGTGAAGGCCCTAGTCATGCAGATGTGCAACGTATTGGCCCAGAAGTCAAGCTCGCCAACTGGGAAGCTACTCCTCTCCCCACAAAGAAGGAGTCTTG TTTCATTAACGCCGGCTTTAATAACATGACATGCATACGGAATTCACGTCCAGATCTTAAGGAGTTGTCTAATCTCGAAACAATGAATCAAGAGGTTGATGAATATGATGAAGAAGAGgcttttgaagaaataaaaagggaactaGATCAATTTGAGAATAAGCCTAAGCCTAATCTAAATGAAACCGAGGCAATTAATTTGGGAACTTCTGAAGAAACTAGAGAAACAAATATAAGCATTCATGCCGAACAAAAGACCAGATATGACATAATCCAGGTTTTGTTTGAATATAAAGATGTGTTCGCTTGGCCTTATGATGACAAGCCGGGTTTGAGCGTTGATCTGGTAGTGCACAAACTTCCTACATACCCTGATTTCCCACCAGTCCAACAAAAGCAAAGAAAATTTAAGAAAGAG aaggatgggaAAACCAGAGTTTGTGTTGACTATAGAGATTTGAACAAAGCCAGTCCAAAGGACAACTTTCCTTTGCCTAACATCCACATTCTTGTTGACAATTGTGCCAAACACGAGAttcaatcttttgtggattgttatgtTGGGTATCACCAAATTTTGATGGATGAAGAGGATGCAGAAAAGACCGCCTTCACCACCCCATGGGGTACTTACTGTTACAGGGTTATGCCATTTGGTTTGAAGAACGCAGGGGAAActtacatgagagctatgactactaTCTTGCACGATATGATGCATAAAGAAATCGAAGTGTACGTCGATGATGTGATCATTAAGTCCAAAACTCAAGCTGACCATGTGCGTGATCTGAGAAAGTTCTTTGAAAGATTGCGCAAGTACAACCTCAAGCTCAATCCAGCCAAGTGTGCATTTGGAGTTCCATCTGGGAAACTTCTTGGGTTTATAGTTAGTCGGCGAGGAATTGAATTAGACCCCTCCAAGATAAAGGCAATTCGGGAATTACCGCCCCCGAATAACAGAACTGAAGTCATGAGTCTTCTTGGTAGGTTGAACTACATCAGTAGGTTCATCGCTCAGCTCACCACTACATGTGAGCCCATATTCAAGCTGTTGAAGAAGGATTCCGCTGTCAAGTGGACAGACGAGTGTCAAGAGGCTTTTGATAAGATTAAGGAATATTTATCTAACCCTCCAGTGCTTGTCCCGCCAGAACCGGGTAGGCCTTTGTTTTTGTATCTATCAGTGATGGATAAGTCCTTTGGTTGCGTTCTAAGACAACATGATGCCACAGGAAAGAAGGAACAAGCGATCtattatttgagcaagaagttcacaagCTATGAGGTAAAATACACATTTTTAGAAAGAACgtgttgtgctttgacttgggtaGCCTAG
- the LOC132612849 gene encoding uncharacterized protein LOC132612849: MSASWPFVAWGIDVIGPIEPKASNGHRFILVAIDYFTKWVEAVTFKSVTKKEVVDFVHSNIICRFGIPKTIITDNAANLNSHLMKEVYEQFKIVHHNSTPYRPKANGAVEAANKNIKKILRKMVQGSRQWQEKLPFAILGYRTTIRTSVGATPYLLVYGTEAVIPAEVEIPSLRIIVEAEIDDTEWVKSRLEQLSLIDEKRLTAVCFGQLYQQRMARAYNKKVHPRHFEVGQLVMKRILPHQEEVRGKFAPNWQGPYVIKRVLSKGALQLSDIEGKVTDIAINTDSVKRYYV; the protein is encoded by the coding sequence ATGTCTGCTTCTTGGCCCTTCGTAGCTTGGGGGATAGATGTTATTGGGCCAATTGAGCCAAAAGCTTCTAATGGGCACAGATTCATTCTAGTtgccattgactacttcaccaaatgggtagaAGCTGTTACGTTCAAATCAGTCACCAAGAAAGAAGTGGTAGACTTTGTTCACTCTAACATCATATGTCGTTTTGGTATACCAAAGACCATTATCACGGACAATGCGGCCAACCTTAATAGTCATCTCATGAAGGAGGTATACGAGCAATTTAAAATTGTGCATCACAACTCTACCCCTTATCGACCCAAAGCCAATGGAGCTGTTGAAGCTgcaaacaaaaacatcaagaagatcctcagGAAGATGGTACAAGGATCCAGGCAATGGCAAGAGAAATTGCCTTTTGCTATTTTAGGGTACCGCACGACAATCCGCACGTCTGTTGGCGCAACTCCTTACTTATTGGTTTATGGAACTGAGGCAGTCATACCAGCAGAAGTAGAGATCCCCTCTCTTCGAATCATTGTTGAAGCAGAGATTGATGACACTGAATGGGTCAAGTCTAGACTAGAACAATTATCGTTAATCGATGAAAAGCGGTTGACAGCAGTTTGTTTTGGCCAGTTATACCAGCAAAGGATGGCTCGCGCTTACAACAAGAAGGTGCATCCAAGACATTTTGAGGTGGGCCAACTTGTTATGAAACGCATCCTTCCACACCAAGAAGAAGTGAGGGGAAAATTCGCCCCAAATTGGCAGGGCCCTTATGTTATCAAACGGGTGTTGTCAAAGGGAGCTTTGCAGTTGTCTGATATAGAGGGAAAGGTGACTGACATAGCCATTAACACAGACTCAGTCAAAagatattatgtttga